A single Dermacentor albipictus isolate Rhodes 1998 colony chromosome 3, USDA_Dalb.pri_finalv2, whole genome shotgun sequence DNA region contains:
- the LOC139057452 gene encoding sperm-specific sodium:proton exchanger-like: protein MNSLIGEDVEGDYSLRDRQLSVVILLVVAIVAGFVRALRRIVNIPMVAVVVAIGFVAGRMVSKYDLKEKLLPVTDAQIREMLFLYLPVLMFTAAINLRHHLFRQCFWQCVLMGFGGLVFSTMLFMLYMSGTRDAEKQNLAETVLISLLTCCAEPMFVSDLDVLSTARSHILETIVMGEPLVGVTCLWMAYRFSTLPGKITIYTFLNTVACTLFVGPIFGNIFGRVLAMATIALSQDLPVSFIVNVTSVVATWSFAEKFLYGAGITTVVSMGLTASAHSAATVHNPVVLRKFWMLMRYGYNVVIVFLSAYRIGRDTRDYLGWHEIMSPINAYVAKIGVRFVTTLVLYPLLASVGYDLNWQQCLIVAWANFKGAIMIGLDLTRAFPTVNLEFALKEQFIRMGTMFLVQVLNTTTLPKLMSMLGLLSLSDVERANMNMVIMALRNTSRASTNFQRRDKKFSGADWKWVQMHTYIDNPYAGAEEEERAEQTDSYVPARVYRNAAAKKASGCILRLQKVCYNKQYEDGMIHNKTKATILAALQYPLEKEGYLDYDMMKPFITVPDWIYRLKDLVQRFAGNEAIEKRHTRSSRSRTDEEEDDIENVTMLSAMLKEGWYHVLVGFVALGFVLLLSGLALFMVKKNTEPAHHELLLSIVTSVQGIYVLLYSLEMVLLVYNVGMLRVGRDVWKQLDVIMYFLVVAEFVLISMASVQSEKQGKVYPIVLQVSFITLVSCRIVKTLQKRVVLLLWIWDVLDGILNRKLFYAYDLSWAYITAEDEAMAKVFRFVSQPHLAVAIRENSGYNKLQTLKNVVDIQQRYPNIEVATKTRQAARRILNKALDGLKELHEGGLLDDKQFGLLFGNLSWMIQRADGMPTNVAVGNAAFNTMLSVPWLTHDVVPRLLQSFYQYLKEGELLVEKNNMHDCVFIICSGIVRVSGCNEEPWANPVHLANSDSTHFYFCEGAFQDYLVAPDTLGLLGFLTAMPSVCQCVCETDVEMCCIPMEEMTSLVEQYPEAPSLVYRMWFSVAIRVGLAVLVNQKRYQEWTHDKLKRFLENGIMPNLYYAIDFVLDEAVLDVILIQGVVQCSKTQELYTGPTYIPGNVREMNLPGSPSSRARPIMLMTTVMRYHLPSDLDWFHQPLTHYDYKRQRAYSMAVSRPG from the exons ATGAACTCCCTAATCGGCGAAGATGTCGAAGGAGACTACAGCCTCCGCGACCGGCAGCTGAGCGTCGTCATACTGCTGGTGGTGGCTATTGTGGCCGGTTTTGTTCGCGCTCTGCGGCGCATCGTCAACATCCCCATGGTGGCCGTCGTCGTGGCGATCGGCTTCGTCGCCGGTCGCATGGTGAGCAAGTACGATCTCAAGGAGAAGCTGCTGCCGGTCACTGACGCTCAAATACGGGAAATGCTGTTTCTCTATCTGCCTGTGCTCATGTTCACAGCCGCCATTAACCTGCGGCACCATCTTTTCAGGCAGTGCTTCTGGCAGTGCGTTTTAATGGGCTTCGGCGGCCTCGTGTTCAGCACCATGCTTTTCATGCTGTACATGTCCGGCACCCGCGACGCCGAGAAGCAGAACCTGGCGGAGACCGTGCTCATCAGCCTGCTGACTTGCTGCGCCGAGCCTATGTTCGTATCAGACCTGGACGTGCTCTCAACGGCTCGCTCCCACATTCTCGAGACGATCGTCATGGGTGAGCCGTTGGTCGGAGTGACTTGCCTGTGGATGGCTTACCGGTTCAGCACTTTACCTGGGAAGATCACCATCTACACCTTCCTCAACACGGTGGCGTGCACGCTGTTCGTGGGGCCAATATTTGGCAATATTTTCGGTCGCGTACTTGCTATGGCCACGATCGCGCTGTCGCAAGATTTACCCGTCTCTTTCATCGTCAATGTTACCAGCGTGGTGGCCACATGGTCGTTTGCCGAGAAGTTCCTGTACGGTGCCGGTATCACTACGGTCGTCTCAATGGGTCTCACTGCCAGTGCCCACTCGGCGGCTACCGTGCACAACCCAGTCGTGCTCAGGAAGTTCTGGATGCTTATGAGGTACGGTTAcaacgtcgtcatcgtcttcctcTCAGCGTATCGAATCGGACGTGACACGCGTGACTACCTTGGCTGGCACGAGATCATGAGCCCCATCAACGCTTACGTGGCTAAGATCGGAGTGCGCTTTGTGACCACTCTCGTGCTGTATCCCCTGCTGGCGTCGGTGGGGTACGACCTGAACTGGCAGCAATGCCTGATAGTGGCGTGGGCGAACTTCAAGGGCGCTATCATGATCGGCCTGGACCTGACCAGGGCCTTCCCCACAGTAAACCTCGAGTTCGCGCTCAAAGAACAGTTTATACGCATGGGCACTATGTTTCTTGTCCAAGTGCTCAACACTACCACGCTGCCAAAGCTAATGTCGATGCTAGGGCTGCTGTCGCTTTCGGATGTAGAGAGGGCCAACATGAACATGGTAATCATGGCGCTTCGCAACACGTCTCGCGCGTCGACAAATTTTCAGCGTCGTGACAAGAAGTTCTCGGGAGCCGACTGGAAATGGGTCCAAATGCACACTTATATCGACAACCCGTACGCTGGCGCTGAAGAGGAAGAGCGCGCGGAACAGACAGACTCTTACGTTCCCGCACGCGTATACAGGAATGCTGCCGCGAAGAAGGCGAGCGGTTGCATTTTGAGGTTGCAGAAGGTCTGCTACAACAAGCAGTACGAAGATGGTATGATCCATAATAAGACAAAAGCCACCATTTTGGCTGCCCTGCAGTATCCGTTGGAGAAGGAAGGCTATCTCGACTACGACATGATGAAACCCTTCATAACCGTCCCTGATTGGATCTACCGACTGAAGGATCTCGTGCAGCGTTTTGCCGGCAACGAGGCTATCGAAAAGCGTCACACCAGATCCAGTCGTTCGCGCACCGATGAAGAGGAGGACGACATAGAAAACGTGACCATGCTTTCCGCTATGTTGAAGGAAGGTTGGTACCACGTGCTCGTCGGCTTTGTGGCACTTGGTTTCGTGCTTCTACTGAGCGGCCTGGCTCTGTTCATGGTCAAGAAGAATACCGAACCAGCGCACCACGAGCTGCTTCTCTCCATTGTCACCTCTGTGCAGGGCATTTACGTCCTGCTCTACTCTCTCGAGATGGTGTTGCTCGTGTACAATGTTGGTATGCTTCGCGTAGGAAGAGACGTTTGGAAACAACTGGACGTCATAATGTATTTCCTCGTGGTCGCCGAGTTCGTGCTCATCAGCATGGCTTCCGTGCAGAGTGAAAAGCAGGGAAAAGTGTACCCCATTGTCTTGCAGGTTAGCTTCATTACGCTGGTCTCATGCCGTATCGTCAAGACCCTGCAGAAGCGCGTGGTGCTACTCCTGTGGATATGGGACGTGCTAGATGGTATCCTGAACCGCAAGCTGTTCTACGCATACGACTTGAGCTGGGCGTACATCACGGCGGAGGATGAAGCCATGGCAAAAGTGTTCCGCTTTGTCAGTCAGCCGCACCTGGCCGTCGCCATACGTGAGAACAGCGGCTACAACAAGCTGCAGACGCTGAAAAACGTCGTCGACATCCAGCAGCGTTACCCCAACATCGAGGTCGCCACCAAGACACGCCAGGCAGCGCGCAGGATCCTCAACAAAGCGCTCGATGGCCTGAAAGAACTGCATGAGGGTGGTCTGCTGGATGACAAACAGTTCGGCTTGCTTTTCGGCAACCTGTCCTGGATGATCCAGCGTGCCGACGGCATGCCAACCAACGTCGCTGTGGGGAACGCGGCGTTTAACACGATGCTCAGCGTTCCTTGGCTTACGCATGACGTTGTGCCCAGACTGCTGCAGTCCTTCTACCAATACCTGAAGGAAGGCGAGCTCCTCGTGGAAAAGAACAACATGCATGACTGCGTCTTCATCATCTGCTCGGGCATCGTGCGTGTGAGTGGATGCAACGAGGAACCCTGGGCAAACCCAGTGCACCTGGCCAACTCGGATTCGACGCACTTCTACTTCTGCGAGGGCGCCTTCCAGGACTATCTGGTAGCTCCGGACACGCTTGGGCTTCTAGGCTTCCTGACGGCCATGCCTTCTGTGTGCCAGTGTGTCTGCGAGACGGACGTCGAAATGTGCTGCATCCCCATGGAAGAGATGACCTCGCTGGTGGAGCAGTACCCCGAGGCGCCAAGTCTCGTGTACCGTATGTGGTTCAGTGTCGCCATCCGCGTGGGCCTGGCTGTACTGGTCAACCAGAAGCGGTACCAG GAATGGACGCACGACAAGCTGAAGCGGTTCCTAGAGAACGGGATCATGCCCAACCTGTACTACGCCATCGACTTCGTGCTCGACGAGGCGGTGTTGGACGTGATCCTGATCCAGGGGGTGGTCCAGTGCTCGAAGACGCAGGAGCTCTACACGGGCCCAACGTACATCCCGGGCAACGTGCGAGAGATGAACCTGCCGGGTAGCCCGTCGTCACGGGCGCGGCCCATCATGCTCATGACCACGGTCATGCGCTACCACCTGCCGAGTGACCTGGACTGGTTCCACCAGCCGCTCACTCACTACGATTACAAGAGGCAGCGAGCTTATTCCATGGCAGTCTCTCGCCCTGGCTAA